The Bacteroides ovatus genomic interval GAATATCTTCTACCACTTCGGTAGGCAGGCCACCACTGATAATTTCGAGTGACCGCAACTCCGGCCGTGAAGTCTTTCCCAAACGCAGATTATTGGTTCCTTTGATTTTCAGATCTTTCAATTTAGGCATGGCATCGAGCAGCGGACTAATATCAGCTTGTTCAATCCATGAAATCTCCTGTTCTTCCTGCTCAATATCTCCCCAGAACAAGCCTTCTATTTGTGCGAACTTCTCCTTATTTTCAATCATTCCCTGTAATAAGGCAGAACAGTCGCCACCCTCATAATCCCAACAACCGATTGTTATTTGTTTATATTCAGAGAGATGTTTATCTTTCAATATCTTATCCAGAAGATTCACATTGTTTTCATACTCATCATAACTCAAAGTATATTTCTTGGCTTCCACTTTCATTTCACGTGCAGTTTCTTCAGCAGTTTCTACATACCCTTTTTTGGTCTTTTCCGCAATCAGTTTGCTGGCTGCTTTTTCAGCTTCTTCAGTCGTTGCGTAGTTTTTCACTTGTGTTTGTCCGTCGGTCCCCAACTTACCATAATTTACAGTAACATCTGTTCCGACTACCTCTATGCTCCAGAATTTCTGCGATTTAAAATCTTGAAAAACGAATACTCTCTTCATAATACAGTTTTTAATGGTTGATATTTGCACACTCAACACAGAACGCGCATGAACAATACCTGCAAAAATAACCATTTTATGTAATGTACAAAGAAATCTGTTTACTAAACTTTCAGAGTATTCAAAAATACAACCCAAGATATGCAACAAAGGCTGCCTTTTGGGGCAGCCTTCATTATTCTATTTCTGTAATATATCAGTTTAATCTTCAATAGTACATATACTTACACGGTTCCAATCCGGTTCAGTAAACATATCGCCTACACCCTGACCTTCAGCAGTGATACGAGATGCACTGATTTTATACTTGTTGACCAAGATCGTTTTTACAGCTTCTGCACGTGCTGCGGCAATTCTGGCATTCACTTCAACACTACCTTCCGGAGAAGCGTATCCCTTAATAACCACTTTAGAATCAGCATATTTCTTCAGGTAAGAAGCTACACGTTCCACATTAGGAAGTTGTGAAGCGTCAACTGACGATTTACCTTGTCTGAAAGTAATGATAGATTCAGGTACACGGGCGGTTTTCACTACAGTCTCCACCGGAACCACTTTTGTGCGGCATGCTTCAAGTTCTTCCTGCAATCCGTTGATACGTTGGTTTGCATTGCTGATCTCACCATCTTTGTTGTTTACATCTGCACGAAGTGCATTGATTGAAGAGTTCAGTCCGTCAATTTCGGCTTGATTATATACTCTCACTTTGGCAAAATGATGTGTTCCGTTACTTGTCTTAAAGTGATATGTCAATCCGGCTGTCAACTCAAAACCTGCGTTATTAGCATTGAAACGGCTCTTTGTTTCAGGGTAAGTACCTTGCATATCATACACAATGGCAGGTTTGATTCCTAATGTCCATGCTTTACTTTCACCCAAGTTGAAATTGAAATTCAATCCCAAACGCGTAGACCAGGAGTTCTGATCGCCATCGCCATTCACATAATAATGTAACCAACCCATTCCGGCCACAGCTTCCACTTCAAACAAACGAGGTTCGCCAGTGTAACTTGCAAATAGATTCATCAAATTGACTTTACCCAATACGCTGACATCCGAAGCATCGAAAGCCGTTTTACTGGATGTGGTATTGATATATCCCATTCCTTGGAATCCCAAACCGAAGATAGGAGTTAATTGCTTTGAGACTCCCACTCCAAAAGTGGGACGCATACCTTTAAAGAAAGCACTGTGAGTAAGGGGAGTAACTCCACCGGCATTTACTCCGACAGACCAATTATCTGTAAGTTTGGTACCTTCTACAACTGATTGGGCATTTGCTACTGTAAAGCCACCCAATATAAAAGCTAATAAAATAATAGATTTTCTCATATTCATAAGTTTTAAATGTAATGTTTTATCTGCTAAATCATTAGAAATGTATTGTTTGTTCATGTCTAACTTTCTAGTTTATTTTTTAATTCGTTATTCACTTTAAACAACATATCATATCAAAAATTAGTTCGCAAGCCATGAGCCCTATTAACATCTATTATGCTTTCGAAAAATCTAAAATATGGAAACATCAATGCAAACGCCTCATTCCCTGAAGAGAAAGGGATCCCAACATCGCTAACCATTATGCATCTTATTTCATTATTCTACACTTTCATTCATCCATCAGGCAGGAAATACATAAACCGGACTCTACTAAAATGCGAAGAATAGAACATAAACGGAAAGTTATCAGGTTGTTAATGCCATATATCGTTCTGATAAAGAGCGAATATTTTTCTTCCTTTTCAATTGGAATCTTGATTTAATTTCTAACTTTGCCGCCAACATCGGTTTCCGGAATGGCATTATCACCAGACGGAATTAAAAGGGAATCCAGTGAAAATCCGGAACTATCCCCGTAGCTGTAAGTTTTATCTCTCTCATAAAAAAGAGAAATGTTATGGCATTCATTTGCCACTGATTCATGAAACGGATCGGGAAGGCGCCACAACAAAAACAAGTCAGAAGACCTGCCGATAAAATTTCCGTTATTCCAGGCTTTCGGGTGAAAGGCAATAGAACGAATCGTACAGGTCCATTTTATTACAAGTCTCCAGAAATTGTCGTGCATGAATAACTATGTAGGCACTAAATCTATTTTGTTAATTCTTAAAATATAGGTATGATTAGTTCGGAGATATTCATTATCAAAAGAGACGGGAAAAAAGAAGCTTTTTCCCTCGACAAAATCAAAAATGCCATATCCAAGGCATTTTTATCAGTAGGTAGTTTTGCTACACAAGATGTGATAACCAATGTGTTAAGCCGTGTCAGTATCAGTGACGGAACAAACGTAGAGGAAATCCAAAACCAGGTGGAAGTCGCCTTGATGGCAGAACATTATTACAGCGTGGCCAAAGCGTATATGCTGTATCGTCAAAAACATTTGGAAGACCGTGAAGTCAGAGACAAACTTAAATTCCTCATGGATTATTGCGATGCTTCCAACCCTGCCAGCGGTAGCAAGTACGATGCCAACGCCAATGTGGAAAACAAGAATATCGCCACGCTGATAGGAGAACTGCCCAAATCCAATTTCATCCGCCTCAACCGCCGCCTGCTGACAGACCGTTTGAGGGATATGTATGGTAAAGAGGCTTCCGACCGTTATTTGGAACTCCTGAATCATCACTTCATCTACAAAAATGATGAAACCAATCTGGCGAACTACTGTGCCAGTATTACTATGTATCCCTGGCTGATAGCAGGAACAACAGCAGTAGGAGGCAATTCTACCGCCCCGACCAATCTGAAATCCTTCTGCGGAGGATTTATCAACATGGTATTTATCGTATCCAGTATGCTAAGCGGCGCATGTGCCACTCCTGAATTCCTGATGTACATGAACTATTTCATTGGTTTGGAATACGGACAGGACTATTATAAACATCCGGATAAACTGGCAGACTTGTCTCTGAAACAAAGATCGATCGATAAAATCATCACAGACTGTTTCGAGCAAATCGTATATTCCATCAACCAGCCTACGGGTGCCCGCAATTTCCAAGCAGTTTTCTGGAATGTGGCTTATTATGACAAGTATTATTTCAATAGCCTTTTCGAGCACTTTGTTTTCCCCGACGGAAGCAAACCCGACTGGGATTCGCTTAGCTGGTTGCAGAAGCGTTTTATGAAATGGTTTAATAAGGAGCGTACACGCACCGTTCTGACATTCCCTGTAGAGACAATGGCACTCCTGACCAAAGACGGCGATGTACTGGATAAGGAATATGGCGACTTCACCGCTGAAATGTATGCCGAAGGACATTCATTCTTCACCTATATGAGTGACAATGCCGACTCTTTGAGTAGCTGCTGCCGTCTACGTAATGAAATACAGGACAATGGCTTTAGTTATACACTGGGAGCCGGAGGAGTCTCTACCGGTTCGAAGAGCGTGTTGACCATCAATCTGAACCGTTGTATACAGCATGCTGTGAAATCAGGTATCCTCTACCCTTTCTTCCTGGAAGAAGTAGTAGACCTAGTTCACAAAGTACAGCTTGCCTATAATGAGAACCTGAAATTATTGCAGGCAAAGGGTATGTTACCTTTGTTTGATGCGGGTTATATCAATATGAGCCGCCAATATCTGACTATCGGCGTGAACGGACTGGTGGAAGCAGCCCAATTTATGGGAATCGACATCAACGACAATCCGAAATACGAGGCTTTTGTGCAGGAGATTCTCGGCATGATTGAGAAATACAATAAGAAATATCGTACCAAAGAAGTACTTTTCAACTGCGAAATGATTCCTGCCGAAAATGTGGGTGTGAAACACGCGAAATGGGACAAGGAAGCCGGATTCCAGACTTACCGCGAATGTTACAACAGCTATTTCTATATTGTAGAAGACAAATCGCTGAACATTGTCGATAAATTCCGCCTGCACGGGCATCGTTATATCGAGCATCTGACGGGTGGTTCGGCTTTGCACATGAATCTGGAAGAGCATCTTAGCAAAGAGCAATACCGGCAGTTGCTTCGTGTTGCCGCTACCGAAGGTTGCAACTACTTCACATTCAATATTCCGAATACAGTATGTAACAAATGCCATCATATCGACAAACGGTATTTGCATGAATGTCCCGAATGTCACAGCGAGAATGTGGATTATCTGACCCGCGTCATCGGATATATGAAGCGTATCAGCAATTTCTCCCAAGCACGGCAAAAGGAGGCCGATTTAAGATATTATGCTCCGGTACGCTGATTATGATATTGTTTTTCAGGAGATACCGGATGAGGTGACATTAGCCATCAACCTCTCCAACTGCCCCAACCATTGTAAAGGGTGCCACAGTGCATATCTGATGGAAGACGTAGGAGAACCATTGACGGAAGAAAGTCTTTCTACCCTGCTCGGTAAATATGGAAAAGCAATTACCTGTGTCTGTTTCATGGGCGGTGATGCTTCACCCGCAGAAGTGGAACAATTAGCTGCTTTTTTACACAAGCAGACCATCACTCCGGTAAAAGTCGGATGGTACTCCGGGAAGAGCAAGCTGCCGGAGCACTTTGATGTATCTCATTTCCAATATATAAAGTTAGGACCTTACATCGAGTCTCTGGGAGGATTAAAATCTGAAACGACCAATCAACGGTTGTACCACATAGAAAATGGAATAATGGAGGATATAACTTATCGTTTTCTCCCCCATCATTCCAAAAAGATTTCTTAATAAGAGAAACGCTCAAACGGAGTATGTTATATTTACCGTTTGAGCGTTCTTTTTTCTAACTACTTCTTTTCATTCGTATTTATGATTTCAGTACCCGCTTCAATCTGTTTAATCCTTCTATCAACCGCTGTCGCGGACACGCAATATTGATACGGATAAACCCTTCACCAGTCTCTCCATACAGACTGCCTTCGTTCACCCAAAGTTTTTCTTTCTTCAACAAGTCTTTTACTATTTCTGCTGACGTTTGATTCAAGACCGAGCAATCCACCCAAACCAGATATGTACCTTCCAACATCATTACGGGAAATTCCGGAAGATATTCATCAAAATAACCTTTTAAATAGATGTAATTCGCAAACAAATAGATTTTAAGTTCTTCCAGCCATTCTTCGCCCTCATTGTAAGCAGCCATCAACGCCTCCACTCCGAAAGGATTCACATCACAAACTTCATTTATATTAATCGCTTTATCTATTCTCACCCGTACATTTGCATCTGCAGAAATAATATTGGCTATCTGAAGCCCTGCCAGATTAAAAGCCTTGCTAGGCGAAACAAAGGTTACCGAATTCATAAGAAACTCTTCTGATATAGAAGCGAAAGGAGTATATTCATGCCCCAGAAAAACCAATTCACAATGAATTTCATCAGCAATCACAAACACATTATTCCGAATACAAATCTCACCTATCTGCCTTAATTCCTGCTTACTCCATACTCTTCCGACAGGATTATGCGGATTACATAACAACATGAGTTTTACCTTCGGATCGGAAGTTTTCTTCTCCAAATCATCAAAGTCAATCTGATACCCTCTGTTTCTATATACTAAAGGATTGGCAATCATCTCGCACCCGTTATTACGGATAGAGGAGAAAAAGCAGTTATATACAGGCGTCTGTACCATCACTTTATCGCCGGGTACTGTCAGTGCTTTAATTGCAGCAGATATTGCCGGCACAACTCCGGTAGTATAAATAATCCATTCTTTTTCTATCCGCCAGGCATGTCGTCGTGCAAACCAATTGGTTATCGCTTCGTAGTATGCGTCAGGTACGCGTACATATCCGAAAACCCCATGTTCCACCCGCTTCTTCAATGCCTCCACGACGGGGGGAGCTGTACGGAAATCCATATCAGCCACCCACATCGGCAAGACATCCGCATCTGCGGACGAATCCCATTTATAGGAATTCGTACCTCTGCGTGGAATAATTTCATCGAAATTATATTTCATATTTCAATCAAAACAGGTTAGATCGTCCCAAAGTTTCAATTCGCAATTTGCTGGTGATTTAATATTTTCGTCCAAAATGATTGCTCCGAAACTTTCGGCAACAATACTTCCCGTACGAGGATTTTTTACGCTATGAACGGGACTTTTAATCGTTGCCTTCACACTACTGTGTTCAAAAGCAAGGTCAGCATCTTCTGCCATCGTACAATTTTCCATCACCAGATCATGTGCGTAGCAAAGCGGTTGAGTCCCCGAAATCCTGCAATTTACCAAACGTAAGTTTTTAGAATGCCAGCCCAGATATTCTCCGTTCAGCTCGGAATCATAGACTGTTACATTTTCCGTATTCCAGAAAGCATCTTTGGAGTTGATAACTGCATTACGGATTTCTACATTCTTGCAATATTGGAACGAATAGTTCCCGTTTTGGGCATAGTTTTGTATCTTAATATTCTCACTGTGTATAAAAAGGTAATCCGCTTTATCAATCTGTACGTTCTTCAGCTCTATATTACGACAATACCAAAACGTTTCCAAAGCATTAGGCAACTGCACGTTTTCGAGTTTTATTCCATCCATTTCACGGAACATCTTCGGTGCTTCTACCAAGGTATCTGCCATTTGCAGACTTTGAGAGTACCATAGAGCAGCACGGGCTCCCTCTGTAAAGAGACAGTTTTTCACAATGAATCCGTTGGTATGCCAAAAAGGATATTTTCCTTCAAAGCGACAGTTGATTGCTATAATATTACTACATTCTTTCAATGCAGATTCACCGGCGTGAATTGTTACATCTTCCAGTTGAAGGTCGTGGGTCGCGAACAGAGGACGTTCGCCTCCATATTCTTTATTTCTTATTTGTTCCATTAGTTTATTCTTTAATCTGTTATTTCAAAAGTTACATTTACGCCTCCTGAACCAAGGGCGGAGGCCAGTCCTGAAGGATTTGTTATACGTCCTAAACGGGTATAAGTATATGAAGTGGAAAAGGTTTCATAAAATAAGACCACACAAGTGGAACCGTAAAGCATCAAGTCACCTGTCCGAATAGTCCCGGGATTGGACGACGCTGTCGGCAAACCTTTCGACAGATAATAATATTTTTCATTACCATGCAGTTCGGACATATCCACTGTCATAGGGAGTAGTCTCTTAAATGCTTTCGCTGTCTCATTATTGTCCAATGTGGCATTGAATGAAACAGGTCCGATTGTTATTTTAAGATTATTGCTCACTGGGGTATCATCGTTATTGTCGTCATTATCATCGGGATTATTGCCATTATTGTTACTGCCATTATCACCGGAACCAGAACCATTACCCGGAGTCACTTGTTGACCTGTTCCCTGTATAGGTTCATCTTCGCTACATGATGCGGAACCGACCGATAATGTCAGCATAGTAAGAATTGCTATTATATAGTATCTCATATTTATAGTATTAAAACTTATTTCTTTAGATATTCCTTAAAGAAGGATTCCAGTTTATTAAATGGAATAAGGCTCACACGATCGTAAAGATCTACGTGTCCGGCACCGGGTACTATATACAGTTCTTTAGGTTCGGCAGCGAATCGGTAGGCGTCTTCACTAAATTCACGTGAGTGGGCATTTTCACCGGTGATGAAAAGCATAGGGCGGGGTGAAATAGTCTCAATATCTTCGAAAGGATAGAAATTCATAAATTTCACATTGCTTGAAAGTGTAGGATGAGTGGTGGTCATAGGAGTTGCTCCGTCGGGGGTAAATTTTCCTCTTTGTGTACGGTAGAACTCATAGAACTCCCGTTCAATCGGACTGGACTTTTCTGTCAGTTGATGTACAGTGCCACCTGTATATTTAGTTTCTCCACCTAAAAATTCAGCATAACGCTGTTCTGCCGCTTCAGCCATTATTTGCTTTCTCTGTTCCAATGTCAATGAGTGTTTTAACCCGTTACGGCTAGCCGTACCCATATTGTACATACTGATTGTCGCAATGGCTTTAAGGCGAGGGTCTATTTTCGCTGCACTGATAGCAAAACTTCCACTACCGCAAATACCGATTACTCCAATTAGATTCCGGTCAACAAACGGACGGGTACCTAAAAAATCAACTGCGGCACTAAAGTCTTCCGCATAAACTTCCGGCAGAACAGCATTGCGCGGCTCGCCTTCACTCCCACCCCAAAAAGACAGGTCTATGGAGAGTGTTACAAACCCCCGTTCGGCCATTTTCGTTGCGTAAAGATTCGCGCTCTGTTCCTTGACAGCTCCCATTGGATGTCCGACAATGATTGCAGGGTATTTGTCCCCTTCTTTCATATTCTTAGGCAGAAACAAATTTCCGGCTACCTTCATTTTATACTGGTTGGAAAAAGAAACTTTCTCCACACTTACCAAATCACTTTTATAAAAGTTATCTGCATCTGTCTGTGCAGAAGAAAAACTAGTTCCAAGCATCATCATAAATACAGTTGTTAATAATAAAATCCGTTTCATATCTCTTATTTTTAATTATTAAAGAATTGATTGTCTACTTTCTACATTGCAAAAATACGATGAAAGAAAGAGACCTTTTGTAGATGAATTACTGACATAATAACCCCAATTACAGATTATATTTTTTTATTATTCTGTTACAATATTGATATTAACCTGCTTCCGGATATGCGCTACGCGAACCCGCAGATAAACGAATACAATACTCGCAATCAGGAAAAACAACGAGCCGAAAACAGAATATCGTGTGCCCATCTCTGTAATAAAAGCTCCGCATATAGCTGTACCAATCGTCGTTCCTAAATTGGCTGAAGTCAGAAACATTCCATTGGCAAAGTCTGGTGCTTCGGGAGCAGCATCTGCTATCATATATTGCATATTATTACTTGCTATACCCGCCAATACGCCTAAAATAAGGATGACAATCACCATAGCTCCAATCCATTCTCCAACGATGAACAGACAGATATATGAAACCAATAATGCAAAAGGCATAAGGATAATTGAACGTTTGGCATTTATTGATAGCAGTTTCCCCGCCATCACATTACCCACAATATTTGCCAAACCATATACGAGCAACACTGCACTTATCACATTATATGGGACCTCCGTTACTTTTTTCAGGTAATCCGACATATAGCTAAAGAATCCGAACATAGCTCCATTAATTAAGGTAACAGCAATAATTGAATACCACATCGTTGTTTTCTTCAATACGCTAAGCTGTGCACCATAAGATACTTTTTCTTTTACAGGCATGGAAGGGATAAACAGAATCGTAGCAACAAAGACTAATGCGTTTGCAACAGTGAAAAACAACATCGCCATGGAGAACGAAACTTCGCTGGCAATAAAACTAGTCACCGGAACGCCCAGCACCATGCCGGCGGACACACCGACAAAGACTTTAGAAACAGCCTTGGGAGCCTGTTCCTTGCTGACAGACGCCGCGGCTACTGTAAAAGCCATAGAGACATATACCGGATGCAGGAAAGCGGGAAGTATCCGAGCAATCAACAATACTGTGAAATTAGAGGTAAACATGGATATTACATTACTTATTGTAAACAATCCCAATGCCAGCAACATTACTTTCTTCCGGTTAATCCCCGAAAATAATAAAGGAGTCACAGGGGCTGACGCAGCCACCACCAATGCGAAAACACTTACCGTCCAGCCGGCTTGAGGTACGGAAACATTAAAAGTTGTGGCTATCAAGGGCAGGATCCCCACTACTCCCATTTCGGTGTTTATAATTCCAAATACACCGACCGTAAGGATAAAGACGAGCAAACCGCCCGAATTGAGTTTTAATTTATTTTTTTGTTCCATAGTTACTATATGCTATTTATAATTCCAATCCCATTTTATAGGCGTTTTCAAGATGTACTTTATCAATCTGCCGTGCCAGTTTCTCGCATCCGGTAGAACCGCCGGCACAATATAATCCCACTTCATTCCAACCTAACGCCTGATTGAGAAGACGAAAATATCGTATGGGCTGTTCGAAGGTCGTATCATTATCATCACCGGCTGTCATCAGTAATACCGAATCTTTTTGAGGATATTTATCATCGACAGAAATGGCATAAAGTCTATCAATGAACGATTTCAGCTTTGCCGTGATTGTCCAAAAGTAAAGAGGAGAAGCCATAACCACTGTATCACATTCCGCAAACAAAGGATATATATCCTGCATGTCGTCGCGAACAGTACACTGATGTGCAAGACGCTGACAAACTCCACATCCCCGGCACCCTTCTATCCGCATACTACCCAGATAAACCTTCGTCACAGAATGTCCGCGCTCTACCAATCCTTTAATGTATGCATCGGTCAGTCGGTCTGTATTGCCGCGTTTTGTGCCTGCACTCATTATTACAAGTATCTTTTTCATATTTCCCTGATGTGTTTTATCGATTAGCGAAGGAAGTGAAGTGTCTGTCGTTTCTTTACTATTCAAACACCGATAAATAGTCGTACCACCTAATAGTACGCCTCCGGTTGTTAGTAACACGCTTTTCAAAAAATGCTTTCTATCCATATTCTCTCTTTTATTAATTTCCTCTGATTCATCAAGTTTTATTTAACATGGCAAAGGTCAGAAGAATATAAAGAAGCCGTTGTAGACGGATTACGGGTATGATAACCCCAATTACAGATTAGTCATTTCCCTACTATGAAAACAGAACATTTATCTGTATCTTTGTTACCGATTCCAAATACCAAAAGCCATGGATAAAGTTATAAAACTAGAGAATGTAAATCAGTATAACGAACTGTACGGACTGGAAACATTGCATCCTTTGGTTAGTGTCATCGACTTGACCAAAGCAACGAAAACAGTTAACCATATCCAGATGAACTATGGTCTTTATGCTCTTTTCCTAAAAGAGAGCAAGAGCTGTGACATTAAATATGGTCGTCAGTATTATGATTACCAAGAAGGAACCATTGTCTGTTTTGCCCCAGGTCAGACAGCCGGTGTGAGTACCATTGAAGATGAAATCAATCCGGCTGTTTATGGTATTATTTTCCATCCGGACCTGATTCGCGGCACCTCACTTGGAAAAGATATTAAGAAATATACTTTCTTCTCTTATGCAGTAAACGAGGCTTTACATCTTTCAGATCAGGAAAAGGAAATAGTCATGGATTGCCTGAAGAAAATCAGTATCGAACTTGAGCATGGTATCGATAAACATAGCAAAGCATTAATCGCCATGAATATCGAACTGTTACTGAACTACTGTATGCGTTTTTATGAACGGCAGTTTATCACCCGGAACAGTGCCAATAAAGATGCTCTTACAAAGTTTGAACAACTTCTGGATGAATATTTCCAAGATCAACTTCCCATACAAAACGGGTTACCTTCCGTGAAGTACTTTGCTGATAAAGTCTATCTCTCCCCCAACTACTTTGGTGATATGGTAAAAAAAGAAACAGGAAAAACTCCACAGGAACATATTCAGACCAAAGTAATCGAACTAGCCAAAGAACGTATTGTCGATACGGAAGAAACCGTCAGCCAGATAGCTTATTCGTTAGGATTCCAATACCCGCAACATCTCTGCAGATTATTCAAAAGACGCGTCGGATGCACGCCTAATGAATACAGAAATCAGGCTTTAGCATAAAAATATAGTCCCTCAAATAAGGGAACTGTAATATAGGTAAAACAATCCGTAATTCATATACAAACAGATTTCAAATCCTGCTGTATCTTTGCAGTGTCATAAAGAAATAAGTAAAAACATTATTTAGAAAAACTGTTTGATATGTATTTAGAAAATATTTATTCTCCTGCAGATGTTAAGAAACTGTCGGA includes:
- a CDS encoding flavodoxin family protein, giving the protein MDRKHFLKSVLLTTGGVLLGGTTIYRCLNSKETTDTSLPSLIDKTHQGNMKKILVIMSAGTKRGNTDRLTDAYIKGLVERGHSVTKVYLGSMRIEGCRGCGVCQRLAHQCTVRDDMQDIYPLFAECDTVVMASPLYFWTITAKLKSFIDRLYAISVDDKYPQKDSVLLMTAGDDNDTTFEQPIRYFRLLNQALGWNEVGLYCAGGSTGCEKLARQIDKVHLENAYKMGLEL
- a CDS encoding helix-turn-helix domain-containing protein, with translation MDKVIKLENVNQYNELYGLETLHPLVSVIDLTKATKTVNHIQMNYGLYALFLKESKSCDIKYGRQYYDYQEGTIVCFAPGQTAGVSTIEDEINPAVYGIIFHPDLIRGTSLGKDIKKYTFFSYAVNEALHLSDQEKEIVMDCLKKISIELEHGIDKHSKALIAMNIELLLNYCMRFYERQFITRNSANKDALTKFEQLLDEYFQDQLPIQNGLPSVKYFADKVYLSPNYFGDMVKKETGKTPQEHIQTKVIELAKERIVDTEETVSQIAYSLGFQYPQHLCRLFKRRVGCTPNEYRNQALA